The DNA segment attaaACTCCGATTAGGCTAAGGACCTTGCACCTATTGGGACAACGACATTTTTAAAAACCCCAATGCTTTTAGTCTGTCGTTATGCAGAATTGTACTCAAAGAAATTGAGATAGAGTCGCGTTTTTCGTAGACTTAGAGTATGTCCACTCTTACGAGTCAGAGCCCTATCGTGGGCCTCATGGACAGCAGTAGAGGAAAATTTTAACGACTTTCATCACAAGATTGCGTTAGAATTGACATTTTCAACATATAAAATTGATTGCTTAGATGTAAAGTGCGTGGGGAGACAGAGAACAGAGTTATTGATAGATTTTAGACTTGAGAATGCAGTAGCGAACAAATTTGCCTATGGATTAAGTTGCAGCCTAGTCAAACACCCGTCTGATATAAAACTAATCCACTGCCCATTGGTTTGTGCGATGTGCAATTGAGCTTACTTCTCTTGCTGATTTATCAAACGTTGTATTATGAAACGACTACACTGTTTTTGCTGCTAGAAGCTTTAAACAGTTCTAACTTCTCTCAAAACCTGCCGCTTGATAGACCAATCAATCGATAAATATATACTCGTAGATGACCAATGTGTATGATAAATTAGGGGGACGTTATTCTTATATTCTGTAAGATACCTTCTTAATCCTAAAGGGCGATTCCCGCCGCCCTCAAACGCTTACACACAGATGATTTTCACGAACGAGCTATTGAAGTTGCAGGTATCttctagatatttaaaaatattattgttagcaTCAATGTCGGATTGAAAAGGTTTGGGACTATACGTATGCGCCTACGTATGTATATATGTGTCCTACCtattgattatattttatttattctaataagatgcttttgaataattattgcaTGGATTAAAACATTTGCCATGGATTGAGTAGCGTTAGAAGGAAACATTGCCTAAACTTTACACTAATGTTTACTCGAAACcacctttaaaataatatagaagaATAGTAACTAATATCTATCTTGAAtaattgaaaatttcagattGTATTTATAGGTAAAGCACGTGCCGGTGAGGTTGACTTGGGCTTCCTAAGATGTTAGTTGGGCCCTTGTAtcccaataaaataataaagtgtaATAATATGGTACATTGTACACACTATACATATAAATTTAGATACTAGATACccattaaaattattagaaataaccatttgaaattatatttaatcgTTTCCAGcaattaaatcattttacaaGTGCTACTTTAGTATCTTCCTGTCTATCCAGACATGTATACCTTAGTACCTTACCTTATAAAATCAACCAAAATGTTATAATAGTCGTGTAAACACAATcacaccaaaaacattttcatgtaaaaatgttgccaagatgagaacataatattatagttcgtggtgtcaaaaagtagtgagatctcatgtagagccaagtttctaaccttacagaCTCAGCCCTAAAAGtcaaaaaccttaattttacactaaagcgcggcaaaatatttacaagtaCTACTTTAGTATCTTCCTGTCTATCTAGACATGTATACCTTACCTTATAAAATGAACCAAAATGTTATAATAGTCGTGTAAACACAGTCACAACACGGCACCACACTCACTGTTATCCAACTGCTCTGAgagcggcgcgggcgcaggCTGCGGGTTGCCCAACCCGATATGCGGTCAATGTTACATGCGGGGATGACTGCCAGCAATTATACAACTTCCTTACTAACATACACTGATAGTGATACTTAAGTATGGGTAAAGGTTTTACAGAGGTGGCATGTATGGGAGGAGTATGCCAAAAATATTACCTCTAGTATAATAGCATTCATTTGCAAATGTTAGCTGATATTATGGAATttgggaaaaaaatattatgataatacagTTCAATCGCAAACTTTTTGCTTATTTATTATGCTTTTTTCAGctcaaattttcataaaaatcggttcagctggtTAAGCACactaaatgtaattaaaattgatCCAGCCAAGCCAGCAAAATTGATCTAGCTTACGTAAATCCTTCTCATATTTATAACTCTCGTGGCTGATTGGCTGGATcgattttgatcaaatttaGTGTGCTTAACCGTCTGatccgatttttatgaaaatttaagcTAAAAAAAGCATACAATGGATTCGTTACACCAAAATGACATACGATTATAATTACACCAGCTAAACTTATATTTTCGACATCGTCGCTTCAGTCAAAAcatcaattatgaaatgtttatataataatattgtattcaatGTTACGTAAGccctaaaatataatacttttatgtTTTGCATTCAGTATTATAAGAACATTAACTTTGTTATTCAAAtctgtaatttatgttaaaaattgacTAATTTATATCAAGCTGatgttttgttaaaatattgtacGTGTAAAGTAGACAAATAATGGTAATTTAAGCGCTTTATGACAATAGGTTTAACTTTCTgggaatattttaataaattaaacgtatgttttttattttattgtcattACAAGGTAATGTCTTTGCCTGTGAATTTTTACTATGAAAAATTTAGACACAAAGAAGCAAATTGCTAAGGcgttaatatataataattgtaagattaaaaaatacttaatattaattattacattaacattattcaaataaaacttatttttcaGCATCGAAACATAATGCAGTATGGAACGATAAATCTCAAACATTTGACAGCGGAAAATGACTTTACCTATGAGTGTACTAACTATAAgtacgtaatatttttttctgactcTGTTATTTTTCCATGTTATTAATGTTTGTAGGTTTTCAACAATTCTGATAGGCGTGGTCTTAAAAGATACAAAGGTAGTatctacttattttaaaaacctTAATGCACCGTATGTTTTGTCTTTAGCCAAGGTTTTACACACTTCCGTTCTAAATTTTGACTTGGGTGTTGCTTGGGTAAGTTTAGTTTCACAATACAATAAATATGTGTTATCATCAACGCCTTATATGCGTTTACAGCTATAATATTGTAGCATCTCCCACAAATCATCGTTTTTCATAAGATATGACAGACGATAAACATGACTTGGCGAAATATTCAAGGCACTCATTCACTCACTCATCTCACCTccaataattaacattttcttatttactgataaaaatatttatattgtgtatatatatattatagttaaatcaTGTTTTGTCCTTtctagtttctttttttaacgtATCAGACGAGGACAGTAGAGAAGTATGTATAGTAAATTTACAATTGTGAATAGtgaagacataatatatttctcaTAAGCATATAAAAGCCATGGCCACTTCgatcattataatatgtttcaGAAATATATGATTAAAGCGTGGCTAAGAAGAtgttaagtaatattttgtaatcatATTCTTGGAACCTAGTACCCAGATGTGCAATTTGCGACAAAGATGTTAACCAAGTCGAGGTGGAAGGTCACATGCATTGTTCTACCGATCGGTGTCATTTCCAGTATCTCATTTACCTAGTGcctattaaaaaacaataattattgaatattcATTGCCTATTAGCATGTGACACACGATATGTTTCATAACGGCTTCGGGTTCGACGTTGCAAAACTCCTCTAATGTAACATCTTCATGGCCCAGCCAAGGATACAGTTAACTTTCTAGTTTCTATGTTTTtggtaacaaataacaatggTCGTTAATATTGCTAGGTGGTCTGATGATACCAATGACTAGTACAAACAATTATTTTCATGATTCATCCAATGTATTAAACGTTGCCCACAAAGTTcgcgcaaaatttcatttaattatatcgttcgatgaaaatataatattttaatgcaaaaatTTTCCTTCTCTGTGTCTCAATTTATTCTCCATCACAATACAATCCAactagggtaataggggagggtagggaagggaatagggtaagggattgggcctccggtacacccacttactcggcgaaacacagcgtaagcgatgtttcacgccggttttctgtgagaacgtggcatttctccggtctagcaggcccattcgtgccgaagcatctcGAATCGTCTCCCATGTATATtagtttaaagatattattatatcgtaTTGTTGTCACATAATTGACGTCACTTAAAAATGTAGTTGACTTCactattatttgtattttgctGACGACTAACTTGCTGTGAATTGCTCAAGAACTAGGTACCTACTAAATGTTATACATTTTATGGTCTAAAAATTACTGTCATTTTATTGCACAAAATTAAAACTAGAGGCGAAATGTTCTGCAAATGCTTATAACAAGCGTTTTAtgtggaaaattaaaaaataatttgactgtaaataaattattattaaaattagattataaGCCAACATACACTTTCACGATATACACAGACATAACATTTTTCTACTTTTGataagtactataataatatagtataaataCAAACATTAggaataatttaaacttaaCAATATAGGAAACTAAAGTCATGttgtaaaaagttttataattcATCTTTCGAAGTTTTTAGATGCTGCTTAACTACTATATCCGCTCCTTTTTGAGCTATAACTAAAGTAGCAGCCATTGTATTGGCCTTTGGTATAACTGGCATAACACTAGCATCTACAACTCTTAGGTTCTCAACTCCATGCACCAACAATTTGCCGTCGACCACCGCTGTCTTGTCTCCCTTTGGTCCCATTTTTGCTGTTCCAACTGGGTGGTAGATTGTGGTCGTCATATGCTTTATATAACATTCCCAGTAATCGTGtgaatcaaatttaaaattattacaatcaggTATTTCAATCTGTACAATTTCAATTCCGAGTTCTCTAAATGCTTTTGTTTTCTCAAGTTTCTTGACAAAGTCTATAGATTTAAGTAAGGTTTCTAGGTCGTTATCGTTGTCGAAATAGTTTGATTTTATTACTGGTGATTTATCATTTCTCACGAGGATTTCTCCTATAGATTGCGGTTGAAGTAAAGTTGGGTAAATACCTAAGAGGTCATGTTTTGAATTAACAACTTCGACTGCTCTGATGATTTCATTTTCATACCCAACGCCTTCTAGATAAGTCCGTATGACAAGAGTATCTTTTTTCGGAAAATATGTATGATGGAACTGCACATTTGGTGCGTCGTCGGCGTTATTCGTATCAATGAATCCCATGTAATCTGTTATGCCTATGTTACTAAATGGTCCTGTTTTAGTTAGAACGTACTGAAgaagaagtaaattaaatatctGTGGATCTAAAACAGTACCTACATTTGTTTTTAGGAATAAAGGGAACATGGTATGGTCTTGCAGATTTTTCCCAACAGGTAAGTCATGGACGCAAGCAATACCAACATCATTTAGATGTAACTTCGGTCCTATGCCAGATTGCATCAAAATTACAGGAGTGCCAATTGAACCTGCTGATAAAATGACCTCCttgttaacatttattattattgttgtgtcATCTGACTTTTTTATTGCTAAACCAACTACTTTGTTCGATATCGGATCCAAAATTACTTTCTCAACTTGTGTGTTTTTCATGACGGTaacattttttgccatttgtagAAAAAATCTAGCTGTATTTACACGTTGTCcgttattagtaagtattctGACAATCCTCGTGCCCATTCGGGCCTCGTGTCcattatatttatagttttcGAAACCTAATTCATTCCATGCTTTATCTAGCACTCTATACCAATCGTAATTGTAACCTTCGAAGTTGGGGTCAGTTATATTAAACATCTGCTCTTGCCTTtcgaaatatattttcaagtcGTCGTATCCCCATTCTGGATTTCCCAAGCTCTGCCATCCGTCATAGTCACTAGGATGTCCCCTGATATACAGCATAGCGTTTATGGAACTGGAACCGCCCATACATTTTCCTTTGCTCCAAATACAACTCTTATTCCGGAAACCCAGACAAGATTTACCATCCGGATCGGTTTTGTAAAACCAATCAGATTTTGAATTTTGGTTCAGGAATAAAAATGCAGGTATCTAAAGTAAAGAAAGTATATTAATTGTGTTCTTTTAAACTGATAATTATAATCTCTTATATCAAATGAATACTTACCTCACTATCCACGCCTGTATCATCACCCGCCTCTATTAATAACACAGACCAAGATGGGTTTGCGTTTGAGAGGTAACTTGCAACTAAAGAACCAGCTGTTCCAGCACCAACAATAACAAAGTCATATGATTGACCtgcaattttattatattaattaatttcgttGATAAAAAAGCCAatgaatttaaattgtttttaataataatgattagcAGTAAACATTTCCTATCACACTTCAGTGTCGTTTTGTCTGTGTCTGTCTTATTCGAATGAGTCTTACCTTTATTAATGATTTCCTCTGTACTATCTTTCGGCCACTCGTTATTGTCCATTATCAAGCAGTGTGTGGTTATAGCAGTCGCCATGGCTCTGAGAAACAGTCCGCCTGTGACACCGGAGTACGCAACGGGACATGTTGAAGCAATGGCCTCATATAATGCTTCCATGGTAACTTCAAcacctatgataatattatatttactagacTTTTAgtctaaaatatacaatttggactttaggcacagaatacataatattattaatacagcTTTGGGGAAGGATTaccttcttttttatttttaaatttaaaataattagttaaaTTACGGGAAATAcctagtaaatataaaataaataataataaaccttttggtatttttttcgAACTCGTTATTAAAGTCGTCACTTAAGATCTTACGAAAGTTCATGAACTTGTGATCTACTTTTGATGGATTGAAAACCTTTGTACAACATGTaacagtttataatatattatgagatCTATAAGTCAGTGTCacagtaaaaataaattatgaccCTTTTTTAActtcagttttttttatgttatatttatgtaacttgtcaaattaataatattattatctaccttTAAGTAATTGCATACTCAATTACCAGTTCAGTCAAAACTATGAGTAAacgataatatatttatttattgagcTTTGTTAGATAACATAAGATTgttataattactattatttttattacttacttttacgaaaattaataatatatacttattagaATTTACCTTAGTTATAAATTCTTATTCAATTGGACATTAGAGATACTCACATATTGCGTAAAGAACGACTGAAGTCATTAATAGCTAGAGAGATACCTCTTATAGGTATCGTTCTGCATCAGCTACATAGGTGGTGATTGACGAACACGATACTGGTACGTTCCATGGTTGAATACTTACTCCATGCTTCATTGGTTACAGTTACTGGCTCATGAGGGCCACGGTCAAAGACAAACAGCTTAGCATCGGTTTGTTATACTTGACTGCTGTAGCCGGTATTAGCTTACACTTACAGATAGACTTAAGCATAAGCGAAGACAGGTTCTTCAGAAGGAAGTAGACCTCATCGGTAGGTAGAGATTTTAAGAACGCGCATTAAAATTTTAGAGGTACCCCACTGCACTGGACTAGTGTTTTTTCAATCGCTAAACTCTTCAAGACAGAAAACATCTTTGTTTAACCATTGGGGAATGTAGAGCCTGGGAAAATAAGCGTTAACGACTTTAGTAGTCTCCGTAATTTGACGCTAAAATTCCGTCAACCGTACaaagcgtgggagagccatgcttcggcacgaatgggccggctcgaccggaaaatgccacgttctcacagaaaaccggcgtgaaacagcgcttacgctgtgtttcgccgagtgagtgagtttaccggaggcccaatcccctaccctattcccttccctaccctcccctattcccttcccttcttatctctaccctcccctattacccttattccctcttaaaaggccggcaacgcacctgcagctcttctgatgctgcgagtatccatgggcggcggaagttgctttccatcaggtgacccgtttgctcgtttgcccccttatttcattaaaaaaaaaaacccggtCCTGCGTGTGATCTCTCGCCGGCCATGTCGGTCATCCGCCTCACAGGTTTATGAGCAATGTGCATGAGGGAAGAGAAAGTGAACTGCAATCACTTGCATCTAAAATTAACCACATTGTAGCCGGCTGATTTTATCAAGACTAAATACCGTATAggaaataacaatttattttaaatatgacTCTAAAACATTATTGCatgctacatattttaattgtaatgtaatgcaaCTTGTTTAGCAAATCGAAATAATCTGAATACAAatttaaaagttattattatctacttattaaAACTacacattttaacaataaataattgttaaaaattatgtaatatgtacttTGCAggcataattattttttcataatagaAGTTTAAATAATACACAATTTTAGTAACAAactattatttcattattatcacaatatgaaaaaaaagtaatattccacggtaacaattattattattattgcaataattcataatttgCTCCATTGTAATTCAACCAAAGCCGACATTTTttgttttctctatttcttagctcatTGTAAAGTCCTCTAGTTATAGGAGTTTGGTATGAGGCTGACTGGGGGATCCAATAAGGATTATAATCCATTGTCCT comes from the Aricia agestis chromosome 6, ilAriAges1.1, whole genome shotgun sequence genome and includes:
- the LOC121727861 gene encoding glucose dehydrogenase [FAD, quinone]-like, which gives rise to MEALYEAIASTCPVAYSGVTGGLFLRAMATAITTHCLIMDNNEWPKDSTEEIINKGQSYDFVIVGAGTAGSLVASYLSNANPSWSVLLIEAGDDTGVDSEIPAFLFLNQNSKSDWFYKTDPDGKSCLGFRNKSCIWSKGKCMGGSSSINAMLYIRGHPSDYDGWQSLGNPEWGYDDLKIYFERQEQMFNITDPNFEGYNYDWYRVLDKAWNELGFENYKYNGHEARMGTRIVRILTNNGQRVNTARFFLQMAKNVTVMKNTQVEKVILDPISNKVVGLAIKKSDDTTIIINVNKEVILSAGSIGTPVILMQSGIGPKLHLNDVGIACVHDLPVGKNLQDHTMFPLFLKTNVGTVLDPQIFNLLLLQYVLTKTGPFSNIGITDYMGFIDTNNADDAPNVQFHHTYFPKKDTLVIRTYLEGVGYENEIIRAVEVVNSKHDLLGIYPTLLQPQSIGEILVRNDKSPVIKSNYFDNDNDLETLLKSIDFVKKLEKTKAFRELGIEIVQIEIPDCNNFKFDSHDYWECYIKHMTTTIYHPVGTAKMGPKGDKTAVVDGKLLVHGVENLRVVDASVMPVIPKANTMAATLVIAQKGADIVVKQHLKTSKDEL